A single region of the bacterium genome encodes:
- a CDS encoding glutathione peroxidase, which produces MSTLHDFSAKTIRGDAIELANFAGRVCLVVNVASQCGLTPQYDGLQRLYDEYQGRGLEVLGFPCNQFGAQEPGTEAEIATFCETSYGVGFPMFSKVEVNGEGADPLYRWLTAEETKPDGAGDVAWNFAKFLVDREGRVVARFAPPTEPGAAEVKQAIEAALG; this is translated from the coding sequence ATGAGCACTCTTCACGATTTTTCTGCGAAGACGATTCGCGGTGACGCGATCGAACTCGCAAACTTCGCCGGCAGGGTCTGCCTCGTCGTGAACGTGGCGTCCCAATGCGGACTCACGCCTCAGTACGACGGTCTCCAGCGCCTCTACGACGAATACCAGGGGCGTGGGCTCGAGGTCCTGGGCTTCCCCTGCAACCAGTTCGGGGCCCAGGAGCCGGGGACCGAGGCCGAGATCGCCACGTTCTGCGAGACGAGCTACGGCGTGGGCTTCCCGATGTTCTCGAAGGTCGAGGTGAACGGGGAAGGGGCGGATCCGCTCTATCGCTGGCTGACCGCCGAGGAGACGAAGCCCGACGGCGCCGGCGACGTCGCCTGGAACTTCGCGAAGTTCCTCGTCGACCGGGAGGGCCGGGTCGTCGCGCGATTCGCCCCGCCGACCGAGCCCGGCGCAGCCGAAGTCAAGCAGGCCATCGAAGCCGCGCTCGGCTGA
- the pepN gene encoding aminopeptidase N, producing the protein MSASSSGSKPEAVLRSSYCVPDYLIDTVDLAFDLGEEETTVEARLSVRRREDALTDDTPPLVLDGESLELREIEIDGEALAESAYRIEGDQLTIHAPPPRFELRTVVAIHPETNTALSGLYKSSGNFCTQCEAMGFRRITWFLDRPDVMARYTVSIEAERERYPVLLSNGNRTAEEDLGNGRHRVAWEDPFPKPSYLFALVAGDLRRHEGSYTTASGREVKLEIWVEPQNIDQCEHALRSLKRAMKWDEDEFGLEYDLDIYMIVAVGDFNMGAMENKGLNVFNSKYVLALPETATDDDYEAIEGVIAHEYFHNWTGNRVTCRDWFQLTLKEGLTVFRDQRFSEDMTSEAVNRIANVKQLRARQFPEDEGPMAHPIRPESYISMDNFYTATVYEKGSEIIRMYDALLGREGFRKGMDLYFDRHDGQAVTCDDFRFAMADATGRDLGQFERWYLQAGTPRLRARGAFDAATGEYRLTLAQDYPETAFEISGAADRAPLHMPIRIGLLGADGEALPVVLAGESGRGETERVLELTEAEQTFVFTGLAEEPVPSLLRGFSAPVKLEMKRSKAAFAVQMAHDGDAFNRWDAGQQLALELLVEATDRTEAGEAVTLDPEFSEAWGRVLADDGLDGSLRAQALVLPAERVIAQEMPVIRPDAIHAAREAMVEALARAHREGIESTWAALAADGPYAHEKGQIDRRRLRNVLLRLRVATGDEAAIEAAWSQYESADNMTDAQAAFVVLADQEHPRRDDVIGAFYDRWKRDPLVLDKWFSIQATSTRTDTLARVRKLAEHPDFSMTNPNRVRSLVGAFCSGNQVRFHDGSGEGYLFLADNVLALDASNPQVASRMASIFNDWRRYDDDRQAKIQTQLERIAQRGELSKDVYEIVHRALSR; encoded by the coding sequence ATGAGTGCTTCGTCGAGCGGCAGCAAGCCCGAAGCAGTCCTGCGAAGCAGCTACTGCGTGCCGGACTACCTGATCGACACCGTCGACCTCGCCTTCGATCTGGGCGAGGAGGAGACGACCGTCGAGGCGCGCCTCTCGGTCCGGCGTCGCGAGGACGCGCTCACCGACGATACGCCGCCCCTCGTGCTCGACGGGGAGTCCCTCGAGCTTCGGGAGATCGAGATCGACGGAGAGGCCCTCGCCGAGTCCGCCTATCGGATCGAGGGGGATCAGCTCACGATCCACGCTCCGCCGCCGCGATTCGAGCTCCGTACGGTCGTCGCGATCCATCCCGAGACGAACACGGCGCTCTCGGGCCTCTACAAGTCGAGCGGGAACTTCTGCACCCAGTGCGAGGCGATGGGCTTCCGGCGCATCACCTGGTTCCTCGATCGCCCGGACGTCATGGCCCGCTACACGGTCTCGATCGAGGCCGAGCGCGAGCGCTATCCCGTCCTCCTCTCGAACGGGAATCGGACGGCGGAGGAGGACCTCGGGAACGGGCGTCATCGCGTCGCCTGGGAAGATCCCTTTCCGAAGCCCAGCTACCTCTTCGCGCTCGTCGCCGGGGATCTGCGCCGTCACGAGGGCAGCTATACGACGGCGTCGGGGCGCGAGGTCAAGCTCGAGATCTGGGTCGAGCCCCAGAACATCGACCAGTGCGAGCACGCCCTCCGCAGCCTGAAGCGGGCCATGAAGTGGGACGAGGACGAGTTCGGCCTCGAGTACGACCTCGACATCTACATGATCGTCGCCGTCGGCGACTTCAACATGGGCGCGATGGAGAACAAGGGGCTGAACGTCTTCAACTCGAAGTACGTCCTCGCCCTGCCGGAGACCGCGACCGACGACGACTACGAAGCGATCGAAGGCGTGATCGCCCACGAGTACTTCCACAACTGGACGGGCAATCGCGTGACCTGCCGTGACTGGTTCCAGTTGACCCTCAAGGAAGGGCTCACGGTCTTCCGGGACCAGCGCTTCAGCGAGGACATGACCAGCGAGGCGGTCAATCGGATCGCCAACGTGAAGCAGCTGCGCGCGCGGCAGTTTCCGGAAGACGAGGGGCCGATGGCCCATCCGATCCGGCCCGAGTCTTACATCTCGATGGACAACTTCTACACCGCGACCGTCTACGAGAAGGGCAGCGAGATCATCCGGATGTACGACGCGCTGCTCGGTCGCGAAGGCTTCCGCAAAGGCATGGATCTCTACTTCGACCGTCACGACGGACAGGCGGTCACCTGCGACGATTTCCGCTTCGCCATGGCGGACGCGACCGGTCGGGATCTCGGCCAGTTCGAGCGCTGGTACCTGCAGGCGGGAACGCCGCGGCTGCGCGCGAGGGGGGCTTTCGATGCCGCCACCGGCGAGTACCGGCTCACCCTGGCCCAGGACTACCCGGAGACCGCGTTCGAGATTTCCGGCGCCGCGGACCGCGCGCCGCTCCACATGCCGATCCGGATCGGGCTGCTCGGCGCGGACGGCGAGGCGCTCCCGGTCGTGCTCGCCGGCGAGAGCGGTCGGGGCGAGACCGAGCGCGTGCTCGAGCTGACCGAGGCGGAGCAGACCTTCGTCTTCACGGGCCTCGCGGAAGAGCCGGTCCCGTCGCTGCTGCGCGGGTTCTCCGCGCCGGTGAAGCTCGAGATGAAGCGCAGCAAGGCGGCGTTCGCCGTCCAGATGGCTCACGACGGCGACGCCTTCAACCGCTGGGACGCCGGGCAGCAGCTGGCCCTCGAGCTCCTCGTCGAGGCGACGGACCGGACCGAAGCCGGGGAGGCGGTCACGCTGGATCCGGAGTTCTCCGAAGCCTGGGGACGGGTCCTGGCCGACGACGGCCTCGACGGCTCGCTCCGCGCGCAGGCGCTCGTGCTGCCCGCCGAGCGTGTGATCGCACAGGAGATGCCGGTGATCCGCCCGGACGCGATCCACGCCGCGCGAGAGGCGATGGTCGAGGCGCTCGCCCGGGCGCACCGCGAAGGGATCGAATCGACCTGGGCGGCGCTCGCGGCGGACGGTCCCTACGCGCACGAGAAGGGGCAGATCGACCGGCGGCGGCTGCGCAACGTGCTCCTGCGCCTGCGCGTCGCGACCGGGGACGAAGCGGCGATCGAGGCCGCCTGGTCCCAGTACGAGAGCGCCGACAACATGACCGACGCCCAGGCCGCTTTCGTCGTCCTCGCGGACCAGGAACACCCGCGGCGCGACGACGTGATCGGGGCCTTCTACGACCGCTGGAAGCGCGATCCGCTCGTGCTCGACAAGTGGTTCTCGATCCAGGCCACGTCGACGCGAACGGACACGCTGGCGCGGGTGCGGAAGCTCGCCGAGCACCCGGACTTCTCGATGACCAACCCGAATCGCGTCCGCTCCCTCGTCGGTGCCTTCTGCTCCGGGAATCAGGTACGCTTCCACGACGGCTCGGGCGAGGGCTACCTGTTCCTCGCGGACAACGTCCTCGCGCTCGACGCCTCGAACCCGCAGGTCGCCTCCCGGATGGCCTCGATCTTCAACGACTGGCGTCGCTACGACGACGATCGACAGGCGAAGATCCAGACCCAGCTCGAGCGGATCGCCCAGCGCGGGGAACTCTCCAAGGACGTGTACGAAATCGTGCATCGCGCACTCTCTCGCTAG
- a CDS encoding transporter substrate-binding domain-containing protein: MIEDRHRRHRCRTLASPPALRTALLLLVATLLGATTFFGCAGGPRPFGGPPLRVGVSPDYPPVIFERDGAILGIEADLARRAGEALKRPIEFVRIPFPELLDALEAGEVDVVMSGLSITPERLERVQFTAPYMQVGQLAMIRKRDIARFGRPHTIRRAGSRVGYQRATTGEQFVAEALPFAESFAFDSVEAGLRSLRADRIDYFVHDAPTIWQIAGGLDHRDLIGLYRPLTEESLAWAVRREDQQLRAVLDATLAHLQREGMIEPIVQRWIPVRVIR; the protein is encoded by the coding sequence ATGATCGAGGATCGCCATCGACGCCATCGATGCCGCACGCTCGCGTCCCCGCCCGCCCTGCGAACGGCCCTTCTGCTCCTGGTCGCCACTCTGCTCGGCGCCACCACCTTCTTCGGGTGTGCCGGCGGCCCCCGCCCCTTCGGCGGCCCTCCGCTCCGGGTCGGCGTCTCCCCCGACTATCCGCCGGTCATCTTCGAGCGCGACGGCGCGATCCTCGGGATCGAAGCCGACCTCGCGCGGCGTGCCGGCGAGGCCCTGAAGCGGCCGATCGAGTTCGTCCGCATCCCTTTCCCCGAACTGCTCGATGCCCTCGAAGCGGGCGAAGTCGACGTCGTGATGAGTGGCCTGTCGATCACCCCCGAGCGCTTGGAGCGGGTCCAGTTCACGGCGCCGTACATGCAGGTCGGGCAGCTCGCGATGATCCGCAAGCGGGACATCGCGCGCTTCGGTCGCCCCCACACCATCCGCCGCGCGGGCTCGCGGGTCGGCTACCAGCGCGCGACGACCGGCGAGCAGTTCGTCGCCGAGGCCCTGCCCTTCGCCGAGAGCTTCGCGTTCGATTCGGTCGAGGCGGGGCTACGCAGCCTGCGCGCCGACCGGATCGACTACTTCGTCCACGACGCCCCGACGATCTGGCAGATCGCTGGCGGCCTCGACCACCGCGATCTGATCGGCCTCTATCGACCGCTGACCGAGGAATCGCTCGCCTGGGCCGTGCGTCGCGAGGACCAGCAGCTGCGCGCCGTCCTCGACGCGACGCTCGCGCACCTGCAGCGGGAAGGGATGATCGAACCGATCGTCCAGCGCTGGATTCCGGTCCGGGTGATCCGTTAG
- a CDS encoding tetratricopeptide repeat protein, which yields MSSQAPVRLSRALAALLAVFAVAVAVAGCASGPPPTPTEQGWAALEAGDWRTAKTHFAEALRRDDRNARAWHGQAAAQLAGRDGEGALRSLGSLSKVDPARFSAEAQETYAGALERAVSQRLDRKQTGPALAAARALAALEPDRRGLTRLLGRALMAEADHKRLRGRSDEALALYEEAAQRVPAELDAWVRAVEILLEKKQGKKAMRLLEAARRSHPTAGVIRTLARQAMRYRKR from the coding sequence ATGTCGTCCCAGGCTCCCGTCCGCCTGTCCCGCGCGCTCGCCGCGCTGCTCGCCGTCTTCGCCGTGGCCGTGGCCGTCGCCGGTTGCGCCAGTGGTCCGCCCCCGACCCCGACGGAGCAGGGCTGGGCGGCCCTCGAGGCCGGGGACTGGCGGACGGCGAAGACCCATTTCGCCGAGGCGCTTCGACGTGACGACCGGAATGCGCGTGCCTGGCATGGACAGGCCGCGGCGCAGCTCGCCGGCCGGGACGGCGAGGGCGCCCTGCGCAGCCTCGGCTCCCTGTCGAAGGTCGATCCGGCGCGCTTCTCGGCCGAGGCGCAGGAGACCTACGCCGGCGCGCTCGAGCGCGCCGTCTCCCAGCGCCTCGATCGCAAGCAGACCGGTCCGGCCCTCGCCGCCGCCCGCGCGCTCGCGGCGCTCGAGCCGGACCGCCGGGGCCTCACCCGGCTACTCGGTCGGGCGCTCATGGCGGAGGCGGACCACAAGCGCCTGCGCGGCCGGTCCGACGAGGCTCTCGCGCTCTACGAGGAAGCGGCGCAGCGCGTTCCCGCGGAGCTCGACGCCTGGGTCCGCGCGGTCGAGATCCTGCTCGAGAAGAAGCAGGGGAAGAAAGCGATGCGGCTGCTCGAAGCGGCGCGTCGCAGCCACCCGACGGCGGGGGTGATCCGAACCCTCGCGCGTCAAGCGATGCGCTACCGCAAGCGCTAG
- a CDS encoding M20/M25/M40 family metallo-hydrolase, whose amino-acid sequence MPDLSPSLRILRDLIAIPSVNPMGRDDLAAEIVGEHAIAEDLAARLSRLGLDASLLGEGGRTSVVAEAVAGPGAETMLVASHIDTVPVDGMEIDPFDPVVEGGRILGRGACDTKAGMAALLEALERVLERGTLRRNVLVVGEADEELGSVGVRDVLDFLGDRRPDWVLATEPTDLRLINAHKGVVHARVCARGRACHSSDPSLGRNAIVLLAKAILAIEESASVFTTRPHPQLGPATLSVGIVRGGQAPNIVPDEARIWVDRRTLPDETAESVRQQVAAALEDAGLADDVVVESCSEEKPPLETSVDAVATRATAEAMGAVGLSAEPTHVAFGTDAGVFGRADLPGVVLGPGSIDVAHTSREFVPMDEVETMVRIFEQLLTTPGRGAGGR is encoded by the coding sequence ATGCCCGACCTCTCGCCCAGCCTTCGCATCCTTCGCGACCTGATCGCGATCCCGTCGGTGAACCCGATGGGGCGGGACGACCTCGCTGCGGAGATCGTGGGTGAGCACGCGATCGCCGAAGATCTCGCGGCGCGGCTCTCGCGCCTCGGACTCGACGCGTCCCTGCTCGGGGAGGGCGGGCGGACGAGCGTGGTCGCCGAGGCGGTCGCGGGCCCGGGCGCAGAGACGATGCTCGTCGCGAGCCACATAGACACGGTGCCCGTCGACGGCATGGAGATCGATCCCTTCGATCCGGTGGTCGAGGGCGGTCGGATCCTGGGCCGCGGCGCCTGCGATACGAAGGCCGGGATGGCGGCCCTCCTCGAGGCCCTCGAGCGGGTCCTCGAGCGCGGCACGCTTCGCCGCAACGTGCTCGTCGTCGGCGAGGCGGACGAGGAACTCGGCAGCGTCGGCGTGCGGGACGTCCTGGATTTTCTCGGAGACCGGCGCCCGGACTGGGTGCTCGCCACGGAGCCGACGGACCTGCGTCTGATCAACGCCCACAAGGGCGTCGTGCACGCCCGGGTCTGCGCCCGGGGACGCGCCTGCCACAGCTCGGATCCGAGCCTCGGACGCAACGCGATCGTGCTGCTGGCGAAGGCGATCCTCGCGATCGAAGAGAGCGCTTCGGTCTTCACCACGCGACCGCATCCCCAGCTCGGTCCGGCGACCCTCTCGGTCGGGATCGTACGCGGCGGCCAGGCGCCGAACATCGTGCCGGACGAGGCGCGGATCTGGGTCGACCGCCGGACGCTGCCGGACGAGACCGCCGAGAGCGTGCGGCAGCAGGTGGCGGCCGCCCTCGAGGACGCCGGGCTGGCCGACGACGTCGTGGTCGAGTCCTGCAGCGAAGAGAAGCCGCCCCTCGAGACGAGCGTCGACGCCGTCGCCACCCGGGCCACCGCCGAGGCGATGGGGGCCGTCGGGCTCTCGGCCGAGCCGACCCACGTGGCGTTCGGCACGGACGCCGGGGTCTTCGGACGCGCGGACCTGCCGGGCGTCGTGCTGGGGCCCGGCTCGATCGACGTCGCCCACACGTCCCGGGAGTTCGTCCCGATGGACGAGGTCGAGACGATGGTGCGGATCTTCGAGCAGCTGCTGACGACCCCGGGCCGGGGCGCCGGGGGTCGGTAG
- a CDS encoding DMT family transporter, with translation MQWGVLFMIASALAFSAMSALVKLAGENLPSQEIVVARAIVSLVLSWSLLRAAGVSPWGHDRKWLWIRGFLGFGGLSCLYGAVTHLPLAETTMLQHLHPPLAALFAGLFLGERVPRRIFFATAASLVGVALIAKPGFLFGGTSNPLDPLWVGVALLGAVFTAAAYVVVRKLSTSGEDPLVIVFYFPMVTLPAALPTMWPDFVWPVGFEWVLLLGIGLATQVGQVTLTRGLALLPAAHGTALSYLQVVFAIGWGVLVFGETPDAWAFAGGALVVGSAFWIARAPTRRARV, from the coding sequence ATGCAGTGGGGCGTCCTGTTCATGATCGCCTCGGCGCTCGCCTTCAGCGCGATGTCCGCGCTCGTGAAGCTCGCCGGCGAGAACCTGCCGAGCCAGGAGATCGTCGTCGCGCGCGCGATCGTGAGCCTGGTGCTCAGCTGGTCGCTGCTGCGCGCCGCCGGCGTCTCGCCCTGGGGCCACGACCGCAAGTGGCTCTGGATCCGCGGTTTCCTCGGCTTCGGAGGCCTCTCGTGTCTCTACGGCGCGGTCACCCATCTCCCGCTCGCCGAGACGACGATGCTCCAGCATCTCCACCCGCCGCTGGCCGCGCTCTTCGCCGGTCTCTTCCTGGGCGAACGCGTCCCGCGCCGGATCTTCTTCGCGACGGCGGCGAGCCTCGTCGGCGTCGCGCTGATCGCGAAGCCGGGCTTTCTGTTCGGCGGGACCTCGAACCCCCTCGATCCGCTCTGGGTGGGCGTCGCCCTGCTGGGCGCCGTCTTCACGGCCGCCGCCTACGTGGTCGTCCGGAAGCTCTCCACGAGCGGCGAGGACCCGCTCGTGATCGTCTTCTACTTCCCGATGGTCACCCTGCCGGCGGCGCTGCCGACGATGTGGCCGGACTTCGTCTGGCCGGTCGGCTTCGAGTGGGTCCTGCTCCTCGGGATCGGCCTCGCGACTCAGGTCGGCCAGGTCACGCTCACGCGTGGGCTCGCCCTCCTGCCCGCGGCCCACGGCACCGCCCTCTCCTATCTGCAGGTGGTCTTCGCCATCGGCTGGGGCGTGCTGGTGTTCGGCGAGACGCCGGATGCCTGGGCTTTCGCGGGAGGCGCCCTCGTGGTCGGAAGCGCGTTCTGGATCGCACGCGCACCGACCCGTCGCGCCCGCGTCTAG
- a CDS encoding response regulator encodes MASVLLIDDCPDFRAWARCTLEREGLEVIEARDALAGLQRAVEDRPDCVIVAAALPGLDGLDVARRIADEPATTGLPVLVSCELADAALRRAVMAVGARVLHSRTSRAADLIEPVRDALWTVGGARLSEEARPAAEPAAL; translated from the coding sequence ATGGCGAGCGTGCTCCTGATCGACGACTGCCCCGATTTTCGCGCCTGGGCACGTTGCACCCTGGAACGCGAGGGCCTCGAAGTGATCGAGGCGCGCGACGCGCTCGCCGGTCTCCAGCGCGCCGTCGAAGATCGTCCCGATTGCGTGATCGTGGCCGCCGCGCTGCCCGGTCTCGATGGTCTCGACGTCGCGAGGCGGATCGCCGACGAGCCTGCGACGACGGGGCTGCCGGTCCTCGTGTCCTGTGAGCTCGCGGACGCGGCCCTGCGCCGCGCGGTGATGGCGGTCGGTGCCCGGGTCCTGCACTCCCGGACCTCTCGCGCGGCCGATCTGATCGAGCCTGTTCGCGACGCGCTCTGGACCGTCGGTGGGGCCCGGCTCTCCGAAGAGGCTCGCCCGGCCGCCGAGCCGGCCGCGCTCTAG
- the hisG gene encoding ATP phosphoribosyltransferase — protein sequence MIPDERLRIAIPSKGRLRDAALETLERAGLRFRVSGRRLFSVCSDTGIRIIFTNTADIPVLVAEGVVDLGITGSDQVLEKRVDVVEHRKLGFGRCRLSVAVHKDAPYSRSSDLAGKVVGAKFVNLARDHFAAIGADGVRIVEIQGAVEVMVLLGLVDGIVEIVETGNSLVENDLIELEKVLDAEAVLIGGVAPRDVELRDQLLRRIDGVLAASRYTLLEYNCPAARIEEASAITPGFSSPTITPLQDEAWLSVKVLVEKATTQRVIDGLEAIGCVAILETELRHARL from the coding sequence ATGATCCCGGACGAACGACTGCGCATCGCGATCCCCTCCAAGGGTCGCCTCCGCGACGCGGCCCTCGAGACCCTCGAACGGGCGGGGTTGCGCTTCCGCGTCTCCGGTCGGCGCCTCTTCTCCGTCTGCTCGGATACGGGGATCCGGATCATCTTCACGAACACCGCGGACATCCCCGTCCTCGTCGCCGAGGGCGTCGTCGACCTCGGGATCACCGGCAGCGACCAGGTGCTCGAGAAGCGCGTGGACGTGGTCGAACACCGCAAGCTCGGTTTCGGGCGGTGTCGTCTCTCCGTCGCCGTCCACAAGGACGCGCCCTATTCGCGCTCGAGCGATCTCGCGGGCAAGGTCGTCGGCGCCAAGTTCGTGAATCTCGCGCGGGACCACTTCGCCGCGATCGGCGCCGACGGCGTGCGGATCGTCGAGATCCAGGGCGCCGTCGAAGTGATGGTCCTGCTCGGTCTGGTCGACGGCATCGTCGAGATCGTCGAGACCGGGAACAGCCTGGTCGAGAACGATCTGATCGAGCTCGAGAAGGTGCTCGATGCAGAGGCCGTCCTGATCGGCGGCGTGGCACCGCGGGACGTCGAGCTTCGCGACCAGCTGCTGCGTCGGATCGACGGCGTCCTGGCGGCGTCGCGCTACACGCTGCTCGAGTACAACTGTCCGGCGGCGCGGATCGAGGAGGCGTCGGCGATCACGCCCGGCTTCTCGTCGCCGACGATCACGCCGCTCCAGGACGAGGCGTGGCTCTCGGTGAAGGTCCTCGTCGAGAAGGCGACGACCCAGCGCGTGATCGACGGCCTCGAAGCGATCGGGTGCGTCGCGATCCTCGAGACCGAGCTGCGGCACGCCCGGCTCTAG
- a CDS encoding phosphoribosyl-ATP diphosphatase, which yields MATDASAEILERLYEVVVARRDARPEGSYVVQLLDGGWEAIGAKILEEAHEVVEAGTGEPDEAVTHEAADLLFHLWVGLAQRDVDPKAVFAELGRRFGIGGLEEKAARGTSEED from the coding sequence ATGGCGACGGACGCCTCGGCCGAGATCCTCGAGCGGCTCTACGAAGTCGTGGTCGCGCGTCGCGACGCGCGGCCGGAAGGGTCGTACGTGGTTCAGCTGCTCGACGGCGGCTGGGAAGCGATCGGCGCCAAGATCCTCGAAGAAGCCCACGAGGTCGTCGAAGCGGGGACGGGCGAGCCCGACGAGGCGGTGACCCACGAAGCGGCGGACCTGCTCTTCCATCTCTGGGTCGGTCTGGCCCAGCGCGACGTCGATCCGAAGGCGGTCTTCGCGGAGCTGGGGCGACGTTTCGGAATCGGCGGGCTGGAAGAGAAGGCCGCCCGAGGCACGAGCGAAGAGGATTGA
- a CDS encoding carboxylesterase family protein translates to MTTTDEGEDGAPRTARRTGLLIGLALLATIVLGLVGLLRSLAPSERPTPIADVSSERLLAQGPVVGFAAEAEAHAWIGLPYAQAPIGPLRWRAPRPPETWAETRDALTFGRPCVQPGSPVAGVPAETEDGLAGDEDCLYLNVWAPRFEPDDVPGGADRLPVMVWIHGGGNTRGWPGSAMYDGARLAGTQGIVVVSVAYRLGPFGWFSHPALRAETGDALEASGNFGILDQIAALRWVRDHIEEFGGDPDNVTIFGESAGGTDVFALMLAPEARGLFHRALAQSGSTRAYSRAEAEHPADDPEAPGHAFSSAEVVVRLLVDAGVVPDAAAARSYAAELSPPDLLAFLRAREPREVMLAYRNGDGALRLEMPRPFRDGALLPEEDWLEALEAGRFHDVPVLAGATRDEWKLFLAVDPDHVRRRFGLLFRIRDSDDFERRARLLSDRRIVQGVHDPLGALARAGREGLFAYRFDYDDLARIPGLDPQRLLGAAHGFELPVLFGTWDLGEPILSRVLYRETNRPGRERLSDEMMSYWAAFARDGRPGRGMRGDLPEWQSWSASPDEGDRRWLLLDDAASGGPRMAPTTLRREAVRDRLVRDTALDRATRCELYRTVFGELPSWSSAAAYRALPPEGCAGEPPLR, encoded by the coding sequence ATGACGACGACGGACGAGGGCGAAGACGGAGCGCCCCGCACGGCTCGTCGCACCGGCCTCCTGATCGGCCTCGCGCTCCTCGCGACGATCGTCCTCGGGCTCGTCGGCCTGCTCCGCTCCCTGGCACCGTCCGAGCGGCCGACCCCGATCGCGGACGTCTCCTCCGAGCGGCTGCTCGCACAGGGCCCGGTGGTGGGATTCGCCGCGGAGGCGGAGGCCCATGCCTGGATCGGGCTGCCGTATGCACAGGCCCCGATCGGCCCCTTGCGCTGGCGAGCCCCGCGTCCACCCGAGACCTGGGCGGAGACCCGGGATGCCCTGACCTTCGGGCGGCCCTGCGTCCAGCCGGGCTCGCCGGTGGCCGGCGTGCCCGCCGAGACCGAGGACGGCCTCGCCGGCGACGAGGACTGTCTCTACCTCAACGTCTGGGCCCCGCGCTTCGAGCCCGACGACGTGCCCGGCGGCGCCGATCGGCTCCCGGTCATGGTCTGGATCCACGGGGGCGGCAATACGCGGGGTTGGCCCGGGTCCGCGATGTACGACGGCGCGCGTCTGGCGGGCACGCAGGGGATCGTCGTCGTTTCGGTCGCCTATCGCCTGGGCCCCTTCGGCTGGTTCAGCCACCCCGCGCTGCGCGCCGAGACCGGAGACGCGCTCGAGGCGAGCGGCAACTTCGGGATCCTCGATCAGATCGCGGCGCTTCGCTGGGTTCGTGATCACATCGAGGAGTTCGGCGGCGATCCCGACAACGTCACGATCTTCGGCGAGAGCGCAGGGGGGACCGACGTGTTCGCGCTCATGCTGGCGCCGGAAGCGCGCGGTCTCTTCCACCGGGCCCTTGCCCAGAGTGGGAGCACCCGCGCGTACAGCCGGGCCGAAGCCGAGCACCCGGCGGACGATCCCGAAGCTCCGGGACACGCGTTCAGCAGCGCCGAGGTCGTGGTTCGACTGCTCGTCGACGCCGGTGTCGTTCCGGACGCGGCGGCGGCGCGGAGCTACGCGGCGGAGCTGTCCCCGCCGGATCTCCTCGCGTTCCTTCGGGCGCGCGAGCCACGGGAGGTGATGCTCGCCTACCGCAACGGAGACGGGGCGCTCCGACTCGAGATGCCCAGGCCCTTCCGCGACGGCGCGCTGCTCCCGGAAGAGGACTGGCTCGAGGCCCTGGAGGCCGGGCGTTTTCACGACGTGCCGGTTCTCGCCGGCGCGACGCGGGACGAGTGGAAGCTCTTCCTCGCGGTCGACCCGGACCACGTCCGACGTCGTTTCGGGCTCCTGTTCCGGATTCGCGATTCCGACGACTTCGAGCGTCGAGCGCGGCTGCTGTCGGACCGACGGATCGTCCAGGGCGTCCACGATCCCCTGGGCGCCCTGGCGCGCGCGGGCCGGGAAGGGCTGTTCGCGTACCGCTTCGACTACGACGACCTGGCACGGATTCCCGGCCTCGATCCGCAACGGCTCCTCGGTGCGGCTCACGGCTTCGAGCTGCCCGTGCTCTTCGGGACCTGGGACCTGGGCGAGCCGATCCTCTCCCGCGTGCTCTATCGCGAGACGAATCGGCCCGGCCGAGAGCGCCTGTCGGACGAGATGATGAGCTACTGGGCGGCGTTCGCGCGTGATGGCCGGCCCGGGCGTGGGATGCGCGGGGACCTCCCGGAGTGGCAATCGTGGTCGGCGTCGCCGGATGAGGGCGACCGTCGATGGTTGCTCCTCGACGACGCCGCGAGCGGCGGCCCGAGGATGGCCCCCACGACCCTCCGCCGGGAGGCGGTGCGCGATCGGCTGGTCCGGGACACGGCGCTCGATCGCGCGACCCGCTGCGAGCTCTACCGAACCGTCTTCGGCGAGCTTCCGTCGTGGAGCTCGGCGGCCGCGTACCGCGCCCTTCCGCCGGAAGGCTGCGCCGGCGAGCCGCCGCTCCGGTAG